The DNA segment GCTACGAGTGCTCCTGGATGGCTCTTGACATTGATTTCCTTTGAGAAAGTTTAAACATCTATTGTGTAGCCTGAAGTGTAGTCCATCCTTGTGGTGGATCCTAGACTGTTGATAGCAAACAAATATGTTGTAATTTGGATTTGGTCTTGGGTCTATccctttttaatataaataaatttgaaggaaaaaaaaagtaagagagCTTGCTTAGTGGATTAATTATCCACAACAAAATGATGAGACAttgtaaaaaaatgaagatgatAATTTAGCAGATGATAATTtagaaaagtgtaaaaaaaatgtaagaaaacTTGTTTACTGGATTAATTATCCACAATAAAAGTAAGAGAGCTTGATTATTTAAGAGACGATTCATAGTTTTTCATAACTAAaaactaagaaaagctaagaaatGGTTCTTATCCGAAGCTAAGAACCTCACCCTAAGAACATgagttaatcatggtcttacaACTTCTTCAGGATTGGATTCGTCTTTACACTAatatttatggagtattattaTTTCACGAGTGATAATTGGTGGCCCCTGAAAGTGCATCATGAAGAGCTTGCCAAGAATACTCACCACTTCTTGTGTGGACGGACCCATGTAATCAGGGTCGGCTTAAAAGTCATATGGTTgtctataaaaaataattttatatatttgaaagcctaaaaaaaatttttgggATCTATTTGTATATAATCTTTTTCCAAAAATTTGGAGTGACCTGGCAAAAGCATGCAATGTTCTCTCTTGCTCTCCCGCACATGATACTACTACCTAAACTAGGAAAGCTAGATAAGTCTGTCGCAATGGAGACACTTTTCAGTACATTAATCAGGTTGTATTAATCATGGGTCTTGAGGGAGTTGTAAGCATccaattattttttcaaaatgttcTCTCTTATTCAACTAACAGGACTAAGAGTACAGAAGACACATACATATATGCCAATATGCAGGAAGTTTAttcattattttgatttaagggTGTACTTTAAATCTCCCACACGTTGGTACTTCCTTGGTAGGTTCTATATATCAATACAGGAACAACTCAGGTTACATTCTCTATTCTGTGGCTTTGCCTTTGCGTCGGTTTTTGCTGCCACAGCTCGTCTCCAGTACATAGCAGACCATAGAGTCAACGTCGTCCCCAAAAATGCTATAAGCTTCAATGGCCTGCGTGTAGCTAAACCCCATCGACAAAACCATCTCAATGCTGCTGCTCAGCACCGTCTTCTCGATTGGTTTCCTATCACTGCCTGAAGGTCCTGCTTACAAGAATTTCAATTTTGTGTCAAGAATTTCTAGGTGAAAGAAAGAGGGTTTCAAATAGAAAGATAAGACTCACTAGCTCCAGAAGAGGACGACGTCCCAGCATTAGAGGTGGATGATTCCTTGGGACCAATTCGTGGTTTAGACCGTTCCATAAGATACTCAGCACGAGATGCTTCCATTACAGATCGTTCTATTTCCTTCTCAGTAAGCTCAAGGTCAGAGTAATATCTCCCTTCTGCTATGAGCGCCTGGAACAAAGACAGATACGTAAGCAGTCACACACTCGAAGACGGATTTGGTTGATATAGATGGATGATACGGGTTACTTGCATTATCAATCTGATGTTCTTGCTGAGCCTTTATAGCAGCTTTCACCTGCTCCCCGTCCACTTGTCTCTGTAATTTCTAATTTGAGGTACGTTCTTTTGGACAGTTgaacaaagaagagaagaaacgaTATTTACCCCAGTCAGGCTACTAAATCCAAGTCCTGCACCAACTGTCAACCGATGTGGATCAACCAACGAATTGTAATGATTCCCATGGTGGTAACTCAGCCTTATAGGAGGTGTATCCGTGTTGTAGCTCCCTTGAAATATGTTGATAGGCTCTAtatgaaagaaaaaacattaGACTTGACATACATTTCAGTATAGAACTATTTTTTTCCAATGTCAATCCAAGTTGCAGCACCTGTGCTATATGAGTAAATGTGGATAGGCCTATTATACATTTCTGCCAAAGCTTGGATCTCCACGTTGTTTCCATAGACCTATTACCATTTGTGTGAAAGAGGTGTCAAACAGATTGTTTGACAGAAAAGTATACAAAGTGGAGACATGGATTAGAGCAAAAGCACCTTGTCTCTTCTTTTCCTCTTCAAGTAAGAGGTAAAGCCTTCAGTTATGAACTGAGAAAAGTGATCCCTCTCGTGTTCCTAAAGCATCCATCATGAAACCACTAAGTTCTACCAATTGTTACCATCAAGACTAAAAACCACTACCTCTGTGCTACGTCTAAATCAAGCGAAAGCATGGTGAATAGCCTATATATAAGGTACAATCTAGCTTCATTTTTGTTGGTTCAATATATCTTTCCCACGTGCTATTCTCAAATGCAAGTCACTTTTTAATCCTGTTGGAAGCTAAAAAAGATTATACAAGTTACCATGTAATCCATGCACATTTGTCTAGTTAAGTCGTATGACTCTGAGTCCCCGTATACTTGATCTGCAACAGCCCGAAAGAGACAGTTCCCATCTTCCAGCATACGCCTAATTTCAAAGCCTTTCGATTGTCTAATCTCGGTTTCAAACTGGTGTTCTCGTTCCTATAAGAGCGGTGAACCaaacatatattaattgaaaataaagCCAACGGTTTCAAACTTATATTtctctgaaaaagaaaaacactttACCGAGCCAGAGCCTGCATGAGAGGGCGTAAAAGATGGCGTATGCTCATCAGAACTGTTATATCCTTCGTTCTCACTCTGTGATCTTGGAGAAGAAGGATGTGATCCAGCCCCTCTTCTCGCTGCTCCAATTTGTAAATCACCAAAACTCCCCAAGACCGATCTCCTATTAGAACAAGGCTTCGGTGGAGGAGGAACAGGTAAGGGTGGTGAATCAGGGTCATCAACACCACTAACCGGAGAATCACAATCTACACCTTCaccttcaacaacaacaacagcgtTCTCCGAAACAATCAaaccttcttcatcttcttcttcttctctatccAAAGGTTCATCACTGGGGAGTGGTGAAACATCCTTAGCATCAGAACACTCCCCTTGTTCTTCAAGTACAGTAACCTCATCTTGATCTTCATAAACAGTCACTGGTGGTGGTTCTGTTGCTGAGGCAGAGGCAGAGGCAGAGGACGAAGAGGATGAAGCAGAAGAGGAGCGGTGGCTTGGATTGGAAGAACTTCCTCGTTGAATCAAGATCCGAGCCATGATGAAAGATctagagatgatgatgatgatgatcccaAGGTTTGTCCCTGGTTCTTGCTTTAGGGCCGACGATGACAATCCCTTGAGAGAGGGACGACTCCTTCCAGCCGTTGTCCACCTCGCAGCAAAACCTTCTCTGCATTCCCCTACCATTCATCTATCAATATCAATTTTCCCCAATCTTTACACAATCTCACTACTCACGATCGACACACGGAAAGTGATTGATTAATCGATCAAattgaaaacaattttacaTGAAAATCAATCAAAGGCGTAAAATCGAAGCAACTCACCGGAGATTTCAGCAGCTGAGAACACGAATTTGAGATCCGACGGAGATTCGGAAGAACGCAGCGGAAATCGAAGATTAGGGTTTCGCGAGAAGAAGGTgtctatttatattattattctcTTGTTGAGAATGAatgataagtgatttttttttttttttttttttgttaaccgtGGTGTTCGGGTTGGGAGAGACGGCCGGAGTGCTGACGTGGACTCAGCTACGCGACTTCTCTACTGCGTCCACACGTGTCCACATCATCTATGGATGTTTCTCTCCAACGTAAGCAAAGGCCGCTTGAATGCATCAAGGCTCTTCaactaattaattttcaaatagtACTAAATAGAGTTTTCTAGCTATTTTCTGTAATTAACAGTATTAATGGTTATAAATCAATACTAGTAAATTGATAGAAAAAATGCGTCCGATTGACCAAGTTGGGGTTTGATCGACAAAGCCATGTCTGTTTGAGGTATACAAACCAGATTGCAGAAAATCATCTCAGCCAACGTTAGACTTAAGTGGTGGACTTGGAACATGCAACGGTCAAGCTTAAGAGCATCTCAAACTCATAGCTATTTCTACTTCTATAATAGTATTTAGAGGTAAAATTGCTCCAACtcatctctatttttttctctataataaagatctttattttttcctctatttatagaggaagaaatataattcatctattttttactttacaTTTAGAGATTGTTATtttagaggaatacattggacCATATCTCATCTCCGTTATAGAGTTCTTTTATTTTAGAGataaaaatagcaaaatacattggAAATAGTCTAAGGTAACAAGTTGACTCTCCAATGGGAGAGGTGCTAGACCTTTAGTTTTAGGCTTAGCCAAATTTCCAGCTTGTTAAAGgctgaagaatttttttttttgtaagaataGACAAAGAAAAATAAGGCCAAGCTGCGTGAGAGTACTCCCTTAGGGACCTTGGCGTTAGGGACCCCTCCCCGCTTCCTAGTTGAGGCTTTCCTTTTAGTGGGGGTTTAAGGGCCATCGGACTGGTCCATTGTCGTCCGaaagtcgacaaaaaaaaagaaagaagatatgAATAAATCTCTATGAATATAAGAGTATAGACTCTCCTAGAGACACAtctataaaaatagaaaaagaagataGAAGAATAGATAACTTTTACCTATCAGAAACACCCAACAATTTTTGTCGACATATCGTTTATAGAAAGCTCAAGTAAACAACGTTTTGTTCGAAAAGCTTATCTAAACAGTAACGAAAattatctttggatcttctaTCTTATGATTCTaacttacaattttttatttccttaaatttatttaatcaaatttaattatttgagTTTGGACTTCCACAGTTAtcattactatattttaaaatatatgacatGTATGGAAAGTAAAGTAGTGAAATCATGATGAGATAGCAATGAAGAGTGCTACTTGAGAAGTAAGAGCCGCATTATCGGATAGAGAGATCGAATTTGGGTATCTGAGCTAAAACGTATTAATATTTCACGATAACTTTATTATATAACtataataacttaattaaaaCTAGAAAATAAAACCAATGAAAAACGAAAGATAAGCAATTGAAGTTCTAAACAGGTTCTGGGAAGTTCAGTTTAAGATACTCTTGCTTCatctctttcttattttttattttatttttaataataggGCTCTTAATAATATAACAATTGTTGGAAGGGCTTATTtaccaaataaccaaaaaaaaaatgaaaaattagattttgggagagagagtagagagagataggaagagaaagtaaGAGAGATGGGGAAATTTTGGTTAGTtagtgtatttatatttttttcatatatatagggtGCAATTTCCCTTATTGGAAACTCATGTTCATTCAATAATGCTGCTCTAAGcgtgtttattttaaaatttattatataataggaGAGTTTCTCTCCTCCTGATGCGACACGTCAGCGGTCTGTGGGTcccactttttaaaagtgtgaaaaaagtcaaatatgtggctcgaacccgggttattgagatataagcACTCATAATTATACCACTGcactaaaggatactttgttcattgatggccgaaactaatatatattataaaggtCAGAAACTAATATAACATTGTGGACcccacctctttttttttttttttaaattgatggGTAACGAATGGACTTCGACAAAAAGTGGGCTTTCGACTTATTGATTTTCTGCTTATTAGGCTTTGTATCTGCCCAAAGTGGTGATACAGACAAAGCTAAGAAGATTAGGGAAGCCgtcatcttcaccatctccttcgTCGCTTGCGATTCCCCTTCCGGCAATCAACTATTATGGTCGATCTTTAAGGCTCTACGCATGTTTTGCGCCTACCAAATGCTTAGTTTCTCCTTTAACGCCTTCAGAGCTCTCATATCTATAGAATCCCTCGAGGTAAAAGCTCCATCTTGTCTCAAACTTTTCTTTCTCAGTTTTCCGATCGCTTTACTTTCTCACATCCGTCACGAAAATGACTTATCCATCTGCTTCAGCCGCTTCAGCCGCCGTTCCCTACTCCACCTTCAACTATCTCCACCTTGGAAGGTCCACTCAGTCCATTGTTGGTCGGCTCATCCGATTCTAGGATTCCAGGAACATTAACAAGAATGGAGAGTTTATGGGCATCACCATTCTCCTCCTTGATGAactggtgatgattgtttctaaCTTATTTTTTATCGCTTTAACTCTGCTTTGCTTattctttgttcatatatgaAACGTGTcttcatctttttgttttggttttgtctatgagtttttttatgaacaactaatgatttttttctgtttttcttaCATGATTCTGTGATCTACGGTTTCATCCCTGCAATCtccaaacaaaacaagaaaactgaATGAATTATGTTTTAGCAACCGaatctaaaagaaataaaagacatcttacttaacaaattaaaaccttttcttttgcaGATTCCGACGATGAGGAAGCACCCGAGGACTAACGACAATGGAATGCTGCGGACGAAGCCT comes from the Brassica napus cultivar Da-Ae chromosome A7, Da-Ae, whole genome shotgun sequence genome and includes:
- the LOC106396422 gene encoding OVARIAN TUMOR DOMAIN-containing deubiquitinating enzyme 6 isoform X3: MARILIQRGSSSNPSHRSSSASSSSSSASASASATEPPPVTVYEDQDEVTVLEEQGECSDAKDVSPLPSDEPLDREEEEDEEGLIVSENAVVVVEGEGVDCDSPVSGVDDPDSPPLPVPPPPKPCSNRRSVLGSFGDLQIGAARRGAGSHPSSPRSQSENEGYNSSDEHTPSFTPSHAGSGSEREHQFETEIRQSKGFEIRRMLEDGNCLFRAVADQVYGDSESYDLTRQMCMDYMEHERDHFSQFITEGFTSYLKRKRRDKVYGNNVEIQALAEMYNRPIHIYSYSTEPINIFQGSYNTDTPPIRLSYHHGNHYNSLVDPHRLTVGAGLGFSSLTGRQVDGEQVKAAIKAQQEHQIDNALIAEGRYYSDLELTEKEIERSVMEASRAEYLMERSKPRIGPKESSTSNAGTSSSSGATGPSGSDRKPIEKTVLSSSIEMVLSMGFSYTQAIEAYSIFGDDVDSMVCYVLETSCGSKNRRKGKATE
- the LOC106396422 gene encoding OVARIAN TUMOR DOMAIN-containing deubiquitinating enzyme 6 isoform X4, whose protein sequence is MARILIQRGSSSNPSHRSSSASSSSSSASASASATEPPPVTVYEDQDEVTVLEEQGECSDAKDVSPLPSDEPLDREEEEDEEGLIVSENAVVVVEGEGVDCDSPVSGVDDPDSPPLPVPPPPKPCSNRRSVLGSFGDLQIGAARRGAGSHPSSPRSQSENEGYNSSDEHTPSFTPSHAGSGSEREHQFETEIRQSKGFEIRRMLEDGNCLFRAVADQVYGDSESYDLTRQMCMDYMEHERDHFSQFITEGFTSYLKRKRRDKVYGNNVEIQALAEMYNRPIHIYSYSTEPINIFQGSYNTDTPPIRLSYHHGNHYNSLVDPHRLTVGAGLGFSSLTGRQVDGEQVKAAIKAQQEHQIDNALIAEGRYYSDLELTEKEIERSVMEASRAEYLMERSKPRIGPKESSTSNAGTSSSSGARPSGSDRKPIEKTVLSSSIEMVLSMGFSYTQAIEAYSIFGDDVDSMVCYVLETSCGSKNRRKGKATE
- the LOC106396422 gene encoding OVARIAN TUMOR DOMAIN-containing deubiquitinating enzyme 6 isoform X2; this translates as MVGECREGFAARWTTAGRSRPSLKGLSSSALKQEPGTNLGIIIIIISRSFIMARILIQRGSSSNPSHRSSSASSSSSSASASASATEPPPVTVYEDQDEVTVLEEQGECSDAKDVSPLPSDEPLDREEEEDEEGLIVSENAVVVVEGEGVDCDSPVSGVDDPDSPPLPVPPPPKPCSNRRSVLGSFGDLQIGAARRGAGSHPSSPRSQSENEGYNSSDEHTPSFTPSHAGSGSEREHQFETEIRQSKGFEIRRMLEDGNCLFRAVADQVYGDSESYDLTRQMCMDYMEHERDHFSQFITEGFTSYLKRKRRDKVYGNNVEIQALAEMYNRPIHIYSYSTEPINIFQGSYNTDTPPIRLSYHHGNHYNSLVDPHRLTVGAGLGFSSLTGRQVDGEQVKAAIKAQQEHQIDNALIAEGRYYSDLELTEKEIERSVMEASRAEYLMERSKPRIGPKESSTSNAGTSSSSGARPSGSDRKPIEKTVLSSSIEMVLSMGFSYTQAIEAYSIFGDDVDSMVCYVLETSCGSKNRRKGKATE
- the LOC106396422 gene encoding OVARIAN TUMOR DOMAIN-containing deubiquitinating enzyme 6 isoform X1; the protein is MVGECREGFAARWTTAGRSRPSLKGLSSSALKQEPGTNLGIIIIIISRSFIMARILIQRGSSSNPSHRSSSASSSSSSASASASATEPPPVTVYEDQDEVTVLEEQGECSDAKDVSPLPSDEPLDREEEEDEEGLIVSENAVVVVEGEGVDCDSPVSGVDDPDSPPLPVPPPPKPCSNRRSVLGSFGDLQIGAARRGAGSHPSSPRSQSENEGYNSSDEHTPSFTPSHAGSGSEREHQFETEIRQSKGFEIRRMLEDGNCLFRAVADQVYGDSESYDLTRQMCMDYMEHERDHFSQFITEGFTSYLKRKRRDKVYGNNVEIQALAEMYNRPIHIYSYSTEPINIFQGSYNTDTPPIRLSYHHGNHYNSLVDPHRLTVGAGLGFSSLTGRQVDGEQVKAAIKAQQEHQIDNALIAEGRYYSDLELTEKEIERSVMEASRAEYLMERSKPRIGPKESSTSNAGTSSSSGATGPSGSDRKPIEKTVLSSSIEMVLSMGFSYTQAIEAYSIFGDDVDSMVCYVLETSCGSKNRRKGKATE